The Capra hircus breed San Clemente chromosome 11, ASM170441v1, whole genome shotgun sequence genomic interval cgacagaatgatctgtgttcgtTTCTAAGGTAAAccatcaatatcacagtaacccaagtctatgcccagccactaatgctgaagaagctgaagttgaatgcttctatgaagacctacaagaccttctagaactaacaccccccaaaaatgtccttaTCATCCTaggggaaaggagaaggaaagtgaagtcactcagttgtgtccaactctttgcaaccccatggactatagcctaccaggctcctctgtccttgggattctccaggcaagagtactggagtgggttgccatttctttgtccaggggatcttcccgaaccagggatcaaaccctggcctcccacattgcaggcagatgctttactgtctgagccaccagggagatggttcatcacaggggactggaatgcgaaagtaggaagtcaagagatacctggagttacaggcaaatttggccttggagtacagaatgaagcagggcagaggctaacagagttttgccaagagaaagcactggtcatagcaaacacctcttccaacacacaagagaagactccacatggacatcaccagatggtcaataccgaaatcagattgattatattctttgcagccaaagatggagaaagtctatacactcagcaaaaaaaaagaccgggagttgactgtggctcagatcatgaactccttattgccaaattcagacttaaattaaagaaagctcTGCCTGCTCCAGGCGGCGCACATGGGGCTTGTGGGGCGGCACCCCTTCTGCACAGAGCCTGGGGGTCTCTGGGGGTCGTGCTCCCTCCGAGAAGGTGCAACGGACCTCCTGCCTGGTCCTGCATTGCTCTGGGCTCCAGGTCTTACCCACCAGTGGTCCCAGCAGCCACCCACCTAAAAGCTGCattgtggggtgggggcaggaggccgCCCGCGGGGACCCCAGGCCTCAGTTCTTCGGATTCTCTGCTGTCTGGATCTGAAGGGTTACCTTCCGCTTTGCCTCTGCTCACAGGAGCCTCTCGGGGTTGCCTCTTCCTTGATCTTGTCCATCAGTCCTCCTGGAGAACCAGCATTGGCCTTGTTTACTTATCGTTTTTACCGTCTGTTTACTTGCTCACTTATTTCTGGGCTGccccgggtctttgttgctgcgtggagGCAGTCCCTGGTTGCatggagtgggggctgctctccagtggcggtgggtgggcttctcatcgcggaGCACGGGGGGGTGCGTGGCCCCTGGGCACGTGGGCTTTTCCTGGGTCGGGGACGCAGCGGTGCCTGCGCACTGGCAGCCGGATTCTCACCCACTGGGCACCGGGGAGCCCAGCTTGGCTTTAGGCGGTGCTTTCTCGCATCTCCTTTGCAGGATTGTGGCTTCTTCGTGTTCGATCCCTCCTCTCTCTGTTCTGGGTTTGCTCTGCGATGGTTTAAGCACTGATCTGAACACTCAGTTTGAAACCGAGTCCCTTCGTCAAGCTTCTAATTAAGCTCTATCCGAAACTTTCTTCCCTGTCTTTTCCTGAACCAGTCCCCCTCAAGATGGTCAAGTACAAAAGAAAGGGGGGATTGAGACCCCAAACCAGCTCCCGTGTCCCTGGCTTTTGCCTCCTGGGCCTCCTCTGGTTCTCGAAGGGTTGGCTCTGGACGTGGTGATTAGGAAGTGAGGAGGAGGAACCAAGAACAACTGTTGGGCCAGGGGACTGGGGACAGTTTAGGCCTGACACACGCGTTAAAGGTGTTTTTACAGGAAGCCGACCCCTCACCAGATGGAAACTGCTGACCACAAGCACGGAGACCCCAGACCCCTGAAACCATCTGGAGCGCCGAGCACAAGCTGTTCACACCTTTGCGGCCCCCTCCCCACGTGGCCTTTGAAGCCTGTCTCCTAACCAGCAGCTCGGGATGGTCTGGGCCCCTGCCCGCCGTCTCCCCAGGCTGCCGGCCTCCTGAGTGAAGCAGCTTTTCCCTCCCCACCAGCTCTCGGCGCTTGAGTACCGGCCTTTCGAGCAGCCGAGCGTGGGTTTGGTGCCGGCCTCGTCAATTACAGGTTCATTTGTTGACTTCATTGTCTGTTTGCTTCCAGTGCAGATTAGGCTGCAGTCAAGGCAGAGATAATTCGGAAAGCGAGGCTGAGGGGCGGCGGACGCGGAACTGCTCCACGTGCAGGCTGGCGTCGGCGGCTCCACGGCTCCAGCACAGCCCGTCGAGAAGGTCATCCTTTCTCCTAGAACTGCCGTTACACCTTTGTCCAAAAACCCGTGGGCCTCCTGCTGACGTATgtgcctgcctgtccatcactcaCATGGACCTGCGTCTATAAACACGGACTGAATGGCTTCTTATCTACCTCGGGGTGGTGGCTCAGAGCCTGCTTGGCCTGCCAGCCTCTGTCCATTTCCCAGCAAACCTCAGCTGGCTGTGGACCAACCCTGCCTCTTGGGTGCCCAGTGCCCGGCTGTCCAGGCGTCTTATGACAGTGGGCCAGGCTGAGAGGCCTCTGCAGAAGCCAGGGTATCCCAGGTCCAGGGACACCTTGTCTCTCCAGGACGTGGCAGGGGGTACCGTCCTGCCAGGCCCCGGGAGAGGGTCACACAGGCCGGACCTGCCTCCTTGTCTCCTGAAAGggcactgggcctgccccctgACCACCTGGGGAGGGCAGGCCTCTGCTCAGTGGCACCTTGGATGGCAATTGTGGTAATTAGTGGGTCCAGCTGAACGTTCAGTTCCGCCCCCAGAGGGTAGGGTCATGAGTGTGTGGTGGCGGGAGGGGGCAAGCCCTGCCCTGTGCGGCACAAACGTGCCTTTGTGGGGGCCCAGGGTCCACCTGTGGCCCTGGCTGCCTTTTCGGTCAGCCCCAAGTCCCAGGAAGGCATGCCAAGACCAGAACCTCCTCCGTCcccgggaagagaagggggcccCGCCCTGGCCCAGTGCTGTGTCCCTGAGCTGGCTGCTGTGAAATGCAGACAGCTGGACACCGCAGAGAGCAGTTGGACATGGCGAGGGGCTGCAACGAGGGAGCAGGCCGGACGGCCCCTCTGAGGGTGgggtcccccgtgcccccgtgcaGTTGTGGACAAGCGGGCAggctccccacccagggctgaGACAGGCGGACAGACACCGGTGGGGTCATTCAGGCAGGAGctccagggcagggggtgggcgGCCCCCAAACACCCCATCCGGGCCTGGGAACTGACAGAAGTGGGCCTGTGAGGTGGGACTGGGTTACCGATGGTGAGGCGAGATCGCCCTGCAGCTCAGGGCTGGTGTCTAGACAGACACGTAGGAGAAGGCGTGAGGGGACGGAGTGGAGGGTCGGGGGTTGTGGCCACAAGCCAGGGGCCGCCGGGAGctgcaggaggcaggagggaCCCCCCGCCCCAGAGACGGCAGAAGGCCGGCCCTACCGGCACCTGGATCTCCGACCTGGGGCCTCAGCACTGGGAGGGAATACGCTTCCACCATTCTCCGCCTCCTTCATGTCAGGGGCCCAGGACATGAAAACTGCTCTCCACAGACAATCCACAGGGAATGTGACACAGTTGGGGTGTACCTTGGAGCACTCCCCGAGGAGGCCATGCGGAAGCTGAGCCCTGAATCCTCAAATCCTCCTCCGTCGTGGAGGAGCCCTGAATCCTGCCAGAAGGTCGCAGGCCAGGGGGCCCACAGGGCTAACCTGCTGCCAGGGCGGCAAGGCCAGGACTGAGCTGGACGCCTGCCTCCCATTCCTTATCTGCCCTGTTCCCCTGCGGGTCAGACCTCGGGCTCACGGAAGACCCTGCAGGAGGAGGGAGGTGCACTCGGAGAGGGGAGCAGGCTGAGGGTGAGGCCAGAGGCCCCCTCCCATCGCCCCAGCTGCAGGATGGCCCTCCGCCCCCCACAGACCACGTGGGGCCCTGCAGCTTAATGAGCCGTGGGTGGAAATGACAGGTTCCCTTGCCAGCTGGCCGCagagtgtgggggtgggggggctctgTGCCAAGCTCCCTGGGACCCTGGGCTGGGGGTACAAAGGGCGGCTGAGGGAGGGCCCACAGAGCCTCTCGGAGCCTCAGTGAGAGGACCTGCCTGCGGCGTGAGCCCAGAGCCCCAGAGATGAGGACCCTGGCCCTGACTCTGACCGTCGCCCTCGGCCTGACCTCGGCCCTGCAGGCCCAGGACAACCTGTCCTTCCAGGGGCCGGATGTGAGGCTCCGGGGGAGACTGGGGGTCGGGGGTCCTGGGCTGAGCCCTCCCTATCCACGGAGGCCAGCGTCTCGGGGTCAGGAGGGAGACGTGGTGTAGGGCTTGGCCCTGGCCCTCCCCACAGACAGTGACCGCCAGGGCTGGGAGACTGGGGGCCAAGGGGGCCTCCGCCCCGTGTGCTCAGCCCCACGCAGCACCCCAGGAAGGTGCTGGAAGGAGGGGACCTCAGATGTGCTGGGGGAGCAGCCTGCGGGTGTCTGAGGGGCTCCAGGGGGCGTCGGGTCGAGGGAGCTGGCCGTGGGCGGCTGGCtggtgaggaggaggggaggcGGCCGCCAGGCTCATGCGCATTCTAGGTTTTGGGGAAGTGGTTCATCACGGCCGTCGTGGAGACCGAGGGCCTCACAGGGGACAGGGTGTTCCCCATCACGTTCTCCGTCCTGAGCGACACCCACGTGTGGGCCTCCACAACACTCAGGTCAGTGTTTGGGCTGCTCCTGGCTGCCCGCTGGCCCCGCTTTCCTGGGCCCGAGGCCCTTCATCAGGCCGGGCTGGGCAGCGGCTGCGAGCCCATCCCCTTCAGGGTCCTCCCGTCATCCTGTAGGTGTGGGGAGAGGCTGAACGCCCACTGAACTCTGAAGAAGGGGCCGGGGCTCTGCCGGGACGGGGGTGGAGGAGCAGAAGGCTCCACCCGGAGTCGGGGTCCCCTGCGCTGCTCCAGGGGCAGGGTGCGGGCCCCGAGCATCCCCAGGACGGAGGGGACCTCAGGCCCCTGTGCACGGGGCTGTGTCCTCCAGGACCCGGGGCTTCTGCTACGACGTGGACGTCGTCCTGGAGAAGACCAGCGGGTCCGGCACTTACACCGCCTGTGAGTCTGGGACGGCGGGGTGGGGCCTCAGAGCGGGAGCCCCAGGCCGGGCCCTGTGGCCGAGAGGGGGCCGTCAGGATGGGGAGCCCCCTGCTGGGGCTCAGGGCAGGTGGGGGCACCAGGGGGCAGGCGACTAGATCCAGGGGGCATGGCAGTCGGGGCCCCCTCACCGCCGCCAACCCAGGGGCCAGGACTCTGCTAACATGCCCGGCCCGTGGCCCTCCGCAGCGAGGGGCAAGACCCACGTGGAAGTGGAGGAGCTGCCTGCAGAGGACCACCTCATGTTTTACTGTGAAGGGCCGTTCGAGGCGGGAAGGTTCAGAGCAGCCAAGCTCTTGAGTGAGTCCCCTCTCCCGGCCTGGCCCCGTCTCTGCCCCAGGGGCCCTGCCGCCCGGCAACAGCCCTTCTCTGCCCAGGGCCTCTGCATCTCCGAAGGGGCAGCGCTTGAGGGCATGGCACACGCAGGCCCACGTGCTGGCCCTTGAGCGCCCAGGGGCCTGTGCAGGCAGACAGTGCCCTCTGGCCCGACAGACCGCTCCGGAGGCACATTCCGAGCCCCACTTCCTGAGGCAGGAGACGCTGATGGAGGAGTTCTCGGGGCAGGGACCCTCACGGGGGTGAAGGCCAGGGTTCTCTGGTCAGAGGGCAGTGCAGTTCCTCTGGGAGGGGAGCCCTTCCAGGTCAGGGGCCTGATCCTGCAGGTGGCTCTGGGATCTGTCCTGGGGTGTCCTCCCAGGCCCCCAGGAACTTGGGTGTCCCCTGGGGCTGTCCCCCCTCTTTCCCCGGGACCTTCTGGCTGGGAGGGGCCTGTCTCCTCCGCACCTGCTCGGCGTCCACTCCAGACAGACCCCTCCTGCCCTTCCGGGTGTCCCTCGAGGCCTGACTCACCAGGCACCTGGCCTGCAGGTAGGAATCCCGACGTGAACCCAGAGGCTCTGGAGGCTTTTAAGAAATTCGCACAGCGCAAGGGCTTGTCTCCGGAGGACATCTTCACACCTGAGCAGACGGGTGAGGGGTCAGCCCTGCGGCACCCCCGGGTCCCCTCTGCGTCCTCTTCATGCCCCGggtccctccctctgccccctcctGCTTCTCCCCGGTCCCTCCGTGGGGAGACATCAACGCTGTGATGGGTCACAGGGAGCCCCGGGGGGCCCCGCTCTGGGTCTCCGTGACCCGCATCTGGGCTGCAGGTGGTGAGGGGTCTGGGCCCCTGTGTGGGGAGTCTTCTCACTCCTGGGTTTGTCTTGGTCTCTACAGAAAGCTGCAAGCCTGAAAGTGACTAGGGTGAGTGGTCCTTGAAGCAATCGAGGGTCGGTTCAGTGGGGTGTCagggtccaccaggctccccagggcaGGCAGGCGGGACCCGCGTGGCCAGGAGGCGGCGTCTCTGCTCTGAGGGCCCctctggctggccccgccctGCAGGGTCTGTTCCGGGGCTGCACTCCACACATAGGCGCCCTCTCTGTGCTCAGGGCTCACTGTTGGGTAACTCAGGATGGTGCCCGTCCAGCTGTGCCCCCGGTGGAAGGTGCATTCCACCCTCCACGCTGCAGCCCTGGGGGCAAGGAGAACCCCGTCTGCCCCCTTCCTCCATGACCTTTCCCCTCCTCTCCAGGGCAGGGGGCACCAGGCTCCACAGCAGCCCCCGGCAGCGCCATCAGGACCCGCCATCCTGCGGGACATGGGAGGAGCCCCTGGACCCtgggcctccccaccccctgctccccTGCCCCGCTTTCTCgcccagccctccctcccctctcctggctTCAAATAAAAGGCTTCAGCGTCCCCAGGGGCTCTGCCTGTCTGTGGGGCCCCTCGGGGGGTGAGAGGGGAGGACAGGGAGGTGGAAGCCTTGCAGGAGGGACCAGAGGACCCGCTCGTGTCCTGGGTCCCCgtggtgtgtgtctctgtccgATGGGCCTGGGGGTCTGGGGAGAAGCAGGTGCTGGCAGCTCTGCCCGAGGTCCCGGGTGGTCTCTGCAGGTCTGATGCCCACAAACTAAGGTTTGGGTGGTCATGAGGATGGGAGAGGGATGTGATGCCCACTAGCGCAGGTTTGGGTGGTTGTGTGGTTGGGAGGAGGAGTCTAATACCGAGGAGCACAGGCTTTGGGTGATCCTGTGGTTAGGGGGAGGGGTCTGATGCCCAGGAGCACAGGTTTGGGTGGTTGTGTGGTTAGGGGGAGGGGTCTGATGCCCAGGAGTGCAGGTTTGGGTGGTCCCATGGTTGGGGGAAGGGTGAGGGTGGCAGGGTCAGCCCCAGGCCCAGGTGGGGCCACGTGTGCAGGTGGGGATCGCCTGGCCCCCCAGGCCCCCACAAGCTGGAGGCCGAGGTGGGAGTGAGGGGGGCCAGGCTGGCCCAGGTGCACAGGACAAGGACGGCCCGACACTGGGCCCCAGACCCGGACGACTGCTGGTCCCCCACTCAGGCCTGGCTGCACACAGGTGCTGCCCCTGGGGAGGGGACCGCGTCTGCAGGGACCTCTGGCCTCTTCTGACGCTGACCCCGCCATTTCCCTAGACCCCGCTGGGGTGACGTGCCGCCTGATAGCCAGCCGATGGCGACCAGGGTCTCCTTTCTCGTGGTGGGAGGCGGATCCCAGCCCAGCCTCCCTGGAGACTAGGGACAAGGGGTCCCTCCACACAGGGTCGGTGCGACTCCCCAGTAGGGCAGCCAGCTCGCCTggtgttgggagccagcgtgaggaactcctcccatggcaaaggtcatgaggaaggaagcttggcatacgcaaaggcgtgatcaagcctcaggaaaccccctgttcccgagcatctaccccccaaaccagagtactttacggggagctctcccccataaccatttctctcagagaaggagttaccttgcagctccagttaataaaaattcctgggcgtgacaagagcgTTTCAGCTTACgaactctggaggttctctggcctgcctgatcaggctcgtccggccgcatgtgatggtttacagcctcccaactgtgagaggcacgggatgttttaaaactttctaaatacagactcttttgagaagttagaagatcattagtatagtatagtgggttgattaggaattatactggtgaagggttttttcatttgtcgtgccaataattactgctgattccctgccctgggtgtgacaaggatgtctcaggtcaaacctctctgctgacagactagcttgtgtgacaacctctcagccataaacagcacagagagtttggagtatcagcatagggcttttttcattgatgagtcaatgattgccatcaggcctccatatccttaggcacctgggaatatattaatcagtgtatttggaatatagaaaaggaaatatagtagtttttgatgttagcaatactagactttttgagtgaaTGAGTCTTCTCTGTTGTTATAgaccactgtactttgttataaatcactgtgtccttgctatgcgaaaatgtaactttatcactttcttaaaacaaaatagatcttaaggggaacattggtgaagggtttacatttgttgagccaatatttgctgctaaaactTCATATTCCTGCCcctataatgaatataactagcatataggaaaaataagtattaacctttaagattaatcatgttaaaccttaggttaagtaaattcctttcttgattgtaactcactacaccctcaccctataggaatgcaactttatttggagggtggcgcctgatttaagaaaaaatcacccctggaaaaaaaagttttctggttaactgaccagtatcagaaagggccataaaatgtcagcagacctcatggccaaaagatgatgaaactcataagacctttgtataattttatacaaagcacctgattgtgacaagggtcaggtctgctgacccccgcgtgactctgtattcatccctatgtataacaaaaaggtatataaacaaacctgaaaaataaagaaatcgggtcagtttctggaaagactgattcccccgtgtcgtctTTTTCTCGCTCCctgctttcctggctgaattcagcctctttttctactACCTGTTCCTAATCTCCCTctgtatctgtaattaaataagtttttttccaggacgccaactccgtccccaccttcgaatcaccctggatccaccggggctggaccccggcagccaGGGCCCTCCTGGGCACAGCAGGACCCCAGGCAGACGAGGGGCCCCGGGCACTGTGTTCCTTCCTGACAAGGAGACACCAGAGAGGGGGTTCCCCGAGTGCAAGCCCCTCACCAGTGTGGGGGCGTCCTGTGGAGCCCCGTGCCGGGTCTTCTGACTGCCCACCCCACATCCTCCCTGCCCGGCCCCTCCCGACCCCTCCCCGTGTCAGGGGTGATGGCACTGGGCCCCGGATCACCAGGATCGTCTCCGTCTCATGCTGAGCTGCCcggccgcccccaccccctccccatatCAGTGGTGATGGCACTGGGCCCCGGATCACCAGGATCGTCTCCGTCTCAAGCTGAGCTGCCCGgcccctcccgccccctccccataTCAGGGGTGATGGCACTGGGCCCCGGATCACCAGGATCATCTCCGTCTCATGCTGAGCTGCCCggccgcccccacccccttctcATATCAGGGGTGATGGCACTGGGCCCCGGATCACCAGGATCGTCTCTGTCTCACCCTGAGCTGCCcggcccctcctgccccctccccatatCAGGGGTGACGCTGGGCCCCAGATCACCAGGATCGTCTCCGTCTCACCCTGAGCTGCCcggcccctcctgccccctccccatatCAGGGGTGACACTGGGCCCCAGATCACCAGAATCGTCTCCGTCTCACCCTGAGCTGCCCGgcccctcccgccccctccccataTCAGGGGTGATGGCACTGGGCCCTGGGATCACCAGGATCGTCTCCGTCTCACCCTGAGCTCACcagcccctcctgccctcctctccaTATCAGTGGTGATGGCACTGGGCCCCAGATCACCAGGGTCGTCTCCGTCTCATGCTGAGCTGCCTGgcccctcccgccccctccccataTCAGGGGTGACACTGGGCCCCAGATCACCAGGATCGTCTCTGTCTCACGCTGAGCTCACcagcccctcctgccctcctctccaTATCAGGGGTGATGGCACTGGGCCCCAGATCACCAGGATTGTCTCCGTCTCACGCTGAGCTGCCCGgcccctcccgccccctccccataTCAGGGGTGATGGCACTGGGCCCCAGATCACCAGGGTCGTCTCCGTCTCACGCTGAGCTGCCCGGCCCCCTGGTCCAGCCACACCTTCAGGTCTTCGCCACGAGCCTCACCTGGGCCTCGACTGGCTGGGAAGGGCACACAGGTGGCGCTGCCAGGACCAGCGAGAGGGATGGTTCCGGGGCCTCTCAGGGGGCAGTGCCCACGCCAGGCTGACTGCATGGAGCAGGCGTTCCTTCCTGCCATCCGACAGCAAGGAGGGGCCGCTGCATGTGAGGAGCCACAAGCGGGGGACACACAGAAGGGCTGAGCCCCTCGGGAGCAGCGGGGGGACCTCCCAGGAGGGGAGCCCTGGCCTCTCGTGACCTCAGGGTGGTGTGCCCCCAGCAGAGGGGCTGCATGGTCAGGGGAGGGGTCATAGAAGGTTCTGGGGTCTGGGGGGGACGGGACCACCCACCACTGGAGTTAAGAGCTCTGCAGTGTGGGAACGGTCTGGAGCCTTCCCCCACCTGTGCACAGGCAGACatgcacactcacagacacacatgtgcacagacacacacgtgcacacagacGAATGTACACATGTGAGCGTGCACAGGAGACACACATCAGCACAACACACACACGTGTTTacacgcgtgcacacacgtaCACTCACACATCACACAGCCATGTAGCACGTGTCTGCACAAGACAAAATTCtgtgcaaattggaagtggtcaaacgagatggcaagggtgaatgtcgacattctaggaatcagcaaactaaaatggactggaatgggtgaatttaactcagatgaccattatatctactactctgggcaggaatccctcagaagaaatggagtagccatcatggtcaacaagagtccaaaatgcagtacttggatgcattctcaaaaacgacagaatgatctctgttcgtctccaaggcaaatcattcaatatcacagttatccaagtctatgccccaaccagtaacgctgaagaaactgaagttgaacggtttttatgaagacctacaagaccttttagaactaacacccaaacaagatgtccttttcgtaataggggactggaatgcaaaagtagaaagtcaagaaacacctggagtaacaggcaaatttggccttggaatacggaatgaagcagggcaaagactaatagagttttgccaagaggatgcactggtcatagcaaacaccctcttccaacaacacaagagaagacccttcaCATGGACagtaccagatggtcaacaccgaaatcagattgattatattctttgcagccaaagatggagaagttctatacagtcaacaaaaacaagaccgggagctgactgtggctcagatcatgaactccttattaccaaattcagacttaaattgaagaaagtagggaaaaccgctagaccattcaggtatgacctaaatcaaatcccttatgattacacagtggaagtgaggaatagatttaagggcctagatctgatagacagagtgcctgatgaactatggaatgaggttcgtgacattgtacaggagacagggatcaagaccatccccatggaaaagaaatgcaaaaaagcaaaatggctgtctggggaggccttataaatagctgtgaaaagaagagaagcgaaaagcaaaggagaaaaggaaagatataagcgtctgaatgcagagttccaaagaatagcaagaagagataagaaagccttcctcagcaattaatgcaaagaaatagaggaaaaaaacagaatgggaaagattagagatctcttcaagaaaattagagataccaagggaacatttcaggcaaagatgggctcaataaaggacagaaatggtctggacctaacagaagcagaagatattaagaagaggtgacaagaatacacggaagaactgtacaaaaaagatcttcatgacccagataatcatgatgatgtgatcactcatctagagccagacatcttggaatgtgaagtcaagtgggccttagaaagcatcactacgaacaaagctagtggaggtgatggaattctagttgagctgtttcaaatcctgaaagatgatgctgtgaaagtgctgcactcaatatgccagcaaatttggaaaactcagcagtggccacaggactggaaaaggtcagtttccattccaatccttaagaaaggcaatgccaaagaatgctcaaactaccacacaattgcactcatctcacacgctagtaaaatcatgctcaaaattctccaagccaggcttcagcaatacgtgaacggtgaacttcctgatgttcaagctggttttagaaaaggcagaggaaccagagatcaaattgccaacatctgctggatcatggaaaaagcgagagagttccagaaaaacatctatttctgctttattgactatgccaaagcctttgactgtgtggatcacaataaactgtggaaaattctgaaagagatgggaataccagaccacctgacctgcctcttgagaaatctgtatgcaggtcaggaagcaacagttagaactggacatggaacaacagactggttccaaataggaaaaggagtgcgtcaaggctgtatattgtcaccctgcttatttaacttctatgcagagtacatcatgagaaacgctggactggaagaaacacaagctggaatcaagattgccgggagaaatatcaatcacctcagatatgcagatgacaccacccttatggcagaaagtgaagaggaactaaaaagcctcttgatgaaagtgaaagaggagagtgaaaaagttggcttaaagctcaacattcagaaaacgaagatcatggcatctggtctcatcacttcatgggaaatagatggggaaacagaggaaacagtgtcagactttatttttttgggctccaaaatcactgcagatggtgact includes:
- the LOC102179574 gene encoding vomeronasal secretory protein 1, which gives rise to MRTLALTLTVALGLTSALQAQDNLSFQGPDVLGKWFITAVVETEGLTGDRVFPITFSVLSDTHVWASTTLRTRGFCYDVDVVLEKTSGSGTYTASRGKTHVEVEELPAEDHLMFYCEGPFEAGRFRAAKLLSRNPDVNPEALEAFKKFAQRKGLSPEDIFTPEQTESCKPESD